A window of the Gossypium arboreum isolate Shixiya-1 chromosome 2, ASM2569848v2, whole genome shotgun sequence genome harbors these coding sequences:
- the LOC128289339 gene encoding uncharacterized protein LOC128289339, with protein MEQKKINHENNNNKAAIRDEDGYKGIPIHSQVMKIKREFEKIKHPSLQQADMRRVLREITRQRSRSPLGLAERPIAVGHS; from the coding sequence ATGGAGCAAAAGAAGATCAACCatgaaaacaacaacaacaaagcaGCTATAAGAGATGAAGATGGATATAAAGGAATCCCAATTCATAGCCAAGTGATGAAGATAAAGCGAGAGTTTGAGAAGATCAAGCACCCGTCATTGCAACAAGCTGATATGAGACGAGTGCTTCGGGAGATCACCAGGCAACGCTCCCGTTCCCCTCTCGGATTAGCTGAAAGACCTATAGCTGTTGGCCATTCCTAG